A region from the Patescibacteria group bacterium genome encodes:
- a CDS encoding nucleotidyltransferase domain-containing protein — protein MTLHESYQKEISSLTKVIKERYQPEKIILFGSAARGELRQGSDIDMLIIKDAKGRSYDRMVEVLRLVQGAQPRLPFTPIVLTRQEYTRGLQEGRYFFRQIEKEGKVLYEPS, from the coding sequence ATGACCCTTCATGAATCCTACCAAAAGGAAATTAGCTCCCTCACTAAGGTGATTAAAGAGAGGTATCAGCCCGAAAAAATTATTCTCTTCGGTTCAGCGGCGCGTGGCGAACTCCGGCAGGGGAGCGATATTGATATGCTCATTATTAAGGACGCAAAAGGACGGTCGTATGATCGCATGGTGGAGGTGTTGCGGCTGGTTCAGGGGGCGCAGCCTCGTTTACCTTTCACTCCCATCGTGCTCACGCGCCAGGAGTATACGCGCGGGCTTCAAGAGGGCCGTTATTTTTTTCGCCAGATTGAAAAGGAGGGAAAGGTGCTCTATGAACCCTCATGA
- a CDS encoding HEPN domain-containing protein — protein sequence MNPHDSKEPFEWLEKARHDCVAAVKLLEYGGHADTIAVHCHQAAEKALKAALLGMGIDYPFTHDLTLLVQLCIDQDDSFGVLRDAMVRLAPLYERERYPCYWRRGTLRRE from the coding sequence ATGAACCCTCATGATTCCAAAGAGCCGTTCGAGTGGCTGGAGAAAGCGCGGCACGATTGCGTGGCAGCAGTGAAGTTGCTGGAATACGGAGGGCATGCGGACACGATCGCGGTACACTGTCACCAAGCAGCGGAGAAAGCGCTAAAGGCGGCATTGCTCGGGATGGGAATTGATTACCCGTTCACGCATGATCTTACCCTGCTGGTTCAGCTTTGTATCGACCAGGATGATTCATTCGGCGTATTGAGAGATGCGATGGTGCGGCTTGCGCCTCTTTACGAGAGGGAGCGGTATCCGTGTTATTGGAGGAGAGGAACCCTACGCCGAGAGTGA
- a CDS encoding ATP-binding protein, which produces MAIIARFIQKNIEKSLFQGKVIIIYGARQVGKTTLVKEIQKKYPDAVYFNCDEPDVRSALSNKTSTEIKAFLGEKKLVILDEAQRVTNIGMSLKLMADTYPEMQIIATGSSLFDLANKIIEPLTGRKREFYLYPLSLEEMAPREDDIVRDRLLERRMIYGMYPEIATGKGDALDALKEVARSYLYKDILHFQTIKNSEAVEKLLQALALQIGNEVSYSELSSLVGVDKKTIASYVNILEQAFIVFRVTPFNRNLRNELKKLRKVYFHDTGVRNILINNVNPLHLRQDAGVLWENFMMSERLKMNQNHGYEKNMFFWRTRQGQEIDLVEEHGGHVAAFEFKLTSDKYRMPAVFQKAYPGSSITVVHRGNYKDFVLLG; this is translated from the coding sequence ATGGCAATTATTGCGCGTTTTATCCAAAAAAACATTGAGAAAAGCTTATTTCAAGGTAAGGTTATTATTATCTATGGCGCACGACAGGTAGGGAAGACTACGCTTGTGAAAGAAATTCAGAAAAAGTATCCTGATGCAGTATATTTTAATTGTGACGAGCCGGATGTCAGGAGCGCATTGAGCAATAAAACGTCAACTGAAATCAAAGCTTTTTTGGGGGAGAAGAAGCTTGTCATCCTTGATGAAGCGCAACGGGTTACCAATATCGGCATGTCGCTGAAGCTCATGGCAGATACGTATCCTGAAATGCAGATTATCGCCACGGGTTCATCTTTATTTGATTTAGCAAACAAAATTATTGAACCATTGACAGGGCGCAAACGGGAATTTTATCTTTATCCGTTGTCCTTGGAGGAAATGGCTCCACGCGAGGATGATATAGTGAGGGATCGGCTGTTGGAGAGGAGAATGATATATGGGATGTATCCGGAAATTGCCACAGGGAAAGGAGACGCGCTCGATGCGCTGAAGGAGGTAGCACGCAGTTACCTCTATAAGGATATCCTGCATTTTCAAACGATTAAGAACAGTGAAGCGGTTGAGAAGCTTCTGCAAGCGCTTGCGCTGCAAATCGGCAATGAGGTTTCATATAGCGAATTGTCATCGCTCGTCGGCGTAGATAAAAAAACAATTGCGAGCTATGTGAACATTCTTGAACAGGCATTTATCGTATTCCGTGTCACGCCCTTTAACCGCAACCTGCGAAATGAGCTGAAGAAGCTGCGCAAGGTATATTTCCATGACACGGGCGTGAGAAATATCCTCATTAATAATGTAAATCCCCTGCATCTCCGCCAGGACGCAGGCGTGCTCTGGGAGAATTTTATGATGAGTGAACGGTTAAAAATGAATCAGAACCACGGATATGAGAAGAATATGTTTTTTTGGCGGACACGGCAAGGGCAGGAAATAGATTTAGTGGAGGAGCACGGCGGGCATGTGGCGGCGTTTGAGTTTAAGCTCACGAGTGACAAATACCGGATGCCTGCGGTTTTCCAGAAGGCATACCCCGGCAGCAGCATCACAGTCGTGCATAGGGGAAATTATAAAGATTTTGTCCTTTTAGGCTGA